A single genomic interval of Mycobacterium sp. DL592 harbors:
- a CDS encoding ferritin-like domain-containing protein, whose product MAIDMDAMLDKIKDRQWALADIDWDAPGADRITDEQRPKLKAFMADLCWIENIGARGFAALAKKAPTPTIAEIYRYFHAEEQRHANAELALMKRWGMLDDGEMPEPNVNIRLSIEWLDRYADDMSLSILGTVIPMLEVALDGALLKFLLEEVHDPVCHQVFEKINNDESRHIAVDFEVLDMIGHAPARKLAIEFVGNVASPSLIIGAIMYVPLLNRIRNNIVGMGLEPEKLYTAMRRFKTLGERSENTWRVPTYQILKLHSRMVVKPNNPYHWVANPMVWASDRLPSALLPVIPSWFKELTYEPAA is encoded by the coding sequence ATGGCCATCGACATGGACGCGATGCTGGACAAGATCAAGGACCGCCAGTGGGCATTGGCCGACATCGACTGGGATGCACCGGGAGCCGACCGGATCACCGACGAACAGCGCCCCAAGCTCAAGGCGTTCATGGCCGATCTGTGCTGGATCGAGAACATCGGAGCGCGCGGGTTCGCCGCGCTGGCCAAGAAGGCGCCGACTCCGACGATCGCCGAGATCTACCGGTACTTCCACGCCGAGGAACAGCGGCACGCCAACGCCGAACTGGCACTGATGAAGCGGTGGGGCATGCTCGATGACGGCGAGATGCCAGAGCCCAACGTCAACATCCGCCTGTCGATCGAGTGGCTCGACCGCTACGCCGATGACATGTCCCTGTCGATCCTGGGAACGGTCATCCCGATGCTCGAGGTGGCACTCGACGGGGCGCTGCTGAAGTTCCTCCTCGAAGAAGTCCACGATCCGGTGTGCCACCAGGTCTTCGAGAAGATCAACAACGACGAATCCCGGCACATCGCCGTCGATTTCGAGGTGCTCGACATGATCGGGCACGCCCCGGCGCGCAAGCTGGCGATCGAGTTCGTCGGCAATGTCGCCTCGCCGAGTCTGATCATCGGCGCGATCATGTACGTGCCCCTGCTCAACCGGATTCGCAACAACATCGTGGGCATGGGGCTGGAACCCGAGAAGTTGTATACCGCGATGAGACGCTTCAAGACGCTCGGCGAGCGGAGCGAGAACACCTGGCGGGTACCGACCTACCAGATCCTCAAACTGCACTCTCGGATGGTCGTCAAACCCAACAATCCCTACCACTGGGTGGCCAACCCGATGGTGTGGGCCTCCGACCGTCTTCCCTCGGCCTTGCTGCCGGTGATCCCGTCGTGGTTCAAGGAACTCACTTACGAGCCGGCGGCCTGA
- a CDS encoding SDR family oxidoreductase: MGIFGPRRSRGANAVVTGAGSGIGAAFAAELHRRGGHVLCSDIDEGAAHTTAEAINSAGGRATAVRCDVSDISEVERLAETAQTWFGGPPSLIINNAGVGAGGQAIGEVPLEDWHWVLDVNLWGPIHGCHVFTPVLREAGYGGIINVASAAAFGAAPGMAAYNVSKAGVLSLSETLAAEMSGTAIAVTALCPTFVKTNIIESGRITAQSGHLAERLMRWTGFSPQRVARMCLDTNDRGGLYCMPQPDARIGWGIKRFTPTAYTRAVGLTSRVTN, from the coding sequence ATGGGAATCTTCGGGCCACGGCGCAGCCGCGGCGCCAACGCCGTCGTCACGGGAGCGGGCAGCGGCATCGGCGCGGCTTTCGCCGCCGAACTGCACCGCCGTGGCGGACACGTCCTCTGCAGCGACATCGACGAGGGCGCCGCCCACACCACTGCCGAAGCCATCAACTCCGCGGGCGGGCGCGCCACTGCCGTGCGGTGCGACGTCTCCGACATCAGCGAGGTGGAACGGCTCGCCGAGACGGCCCAGACCTGGTTCGGCGGCCCGCCCAGCCTGATCATCAACAACGCTGGTGTCGGTGCTGGCGGTCAGGCGATCGGCGAAGTCCCACTGGAGGATTGGCACTGGGTACTCGACGTTAACTTGTGGGGTCCGATCCACGGGTGCCATGTCTTCACGCCTGTGCTGCGGGAAGCCGGGTACGGCGGGATCATCAACGTCGCGTCGGCGGCAGCCTTCGGCGCCGCCCCCGGGATGGCCGCCTACAACGTCAGCAAGGCCGGGGTCCTCTCACTGTCGGAAACGCTTGCCGCCGAAATGTCCGGCACGGCCATCGCCGTGACGGCTCTGTGCCCGACGTTCGTCAAGACCAACATCATCGAATCCGGCCGTATCACAGCACAATCCGGGCACCTGGCCGAACGGTTGATGCGATGGACAGGGTTCTCGCCGCAGCGGGTGGCGCGAATGTGCCTGGATACCAACGATCGTGGTGGCCTGTACTGCATGCCCCAACCGGATGCCCGCATCGGCTGGGGCATCAAACGCTTCACACCCACGGCGTACACCCGCGCCGTCGGGTTGACCAGTCGTGTCACCAACTAG